One Bacilli bacterium genomic window, AAATGGCGATGCCCTTATACCGACTGAACCCGCTCCCGCTGTTCGTGACGACAGTCGTGAACGTTCCGTTGGAGAGCACGCAAACTTCGGGCAGGGCCGTGGCTGCCGACGTAAATTCCCGGTAGCCGGCAAAATCGTTTGCCGGTCGGGCAAGCGGATTTTGTCGGCGGTGCAAGGCGGGCTGCCTGATCAATCTGGGCCGAAGCGGCATTCGCTCCTGCAAAAGCAATTCGGCCGCGCGCACTTCCTTGCTGCGGTGGAACCTGTCGTACATTGCCTGCGGCATAAGCAAATTGGCTAAAGCAAGCATGCTCATGCCCTGATGATGGGCAAAAAAGCTGTAGATCACCATATGGTTGCAACCGGCGGGCATCCGCTCCCGGGTGAAATCCATCGCTTCGTAATAGCCGTACTTGCCGCGGCCGCCCAGACGCTCATACTCTTTTAAGGCATCCATGCTTCTTTGCTTGGCAAACGGCATGGCCAATATTGCCGCATATGGCGCCGCGACAAGATCTTCCTCGAGCCCGCGCTTAAAACCCAATCCGGGCACGCCAAACGCCCTGTATTGATAATTCATTTGATAATCAAACGCATAGTATCCGGACTCGGATATGCCGAACGGGATGCCGCGCTCTTTCGCATATTCGCTTTGCCGTTTGACAATGCCTTGGTAGGAGCTGCTCCACACCGTCTTCGGGTATGTCCGCATAAACAGCCACGGCATCAAATATTCAAACATGGTGCCGGACCATGACAACAGGACAGGCCTGTTTCCCGCCTTTGTCATCGTTCTGCCCAGCGCTTGCCAATGCGCCACGGACACCTGGCCTAACGCAATCGCGATAAAGCTGGCCTGCCTAGCTTCCGAAGCGAGCAAATCATACAAAATCCCGTCGCGTTCACGCGCTTGCGCATGGTATCCGAGCGAAAACAGCTGCGTCTCGGCGTTAAACAGCGGCCGAAAATCGGTCGCATGGACCAACGCATCCATTCTGGCCGCCAAGCGCGAGGCGCGTTCGATCCATTGCCGCGGAACTTTCGCCTGTTCGTTCGTCTTCGGCTCTGTAGCGGTAAGCTCTTCGGCGAAGGCAACATGCAGCGACTCGCCGCGCGTTCCGGCAGCATCTTGGCGCGATAAATGTTCCGTATCGCCATACGCTTCCAGCCATTCCGCCAAACCTTCTTTAACCGTAATCAGGCTGGTGATAAAATTTCCCGAGTCGACAGTCGAGACATACATGGGCGGCAACGGCCGCAACGTTTCCGTATCATACCAGTTGTACAGGTGCCCGTTCCATTTCTCCATCCGCTCAACCGTATCTATCGTCCGTTCCAGGCGTTCAAGCAATCCGTCCATGCCGATAAACTGAAAATCTTTGGCGGCCAGCACACAGGAAATATATAGCCCGATATTCGTCGGCGAAGTGCGTTTGGCCACGCCTTTGTCCGGTTCCAACTGCACATTGTCGGGCGGCAGCCAATTGTCTTTTTCCGTTACAAAATCTTCGTAAAACGACCAGATATCTTTCGCCAGATCGCGCAATTCCGCCTTTTCCGTATCCGCAAACGTCTCGCTTTTTTGCCGCGGCGGGCGATCCAGCCAACTAACCGCGAACGGAGCGGCAATCCAGACCGCACTTAAAAAAAAGGCAACGGTTTGGGCAGGAACCTCTCCGTTCCAAACCGCCGCCGCCACAAACAAGACGATGACGGCAAAACCTCCGATCATGCCTAACAGCGGCGGGCCGCCAGTCCGGCTGCTTGTCCTGTCAACCTCCGCCGAGCTGACCCATTCAAGCAATTTGCGTTTGGAAAACAACAACCGGTATAACGTACGGCAGATGGCATTGACCATAAGGACGCTTTGAAACGGCAAAGTCATGATATTGACGAATTCCTGACCGCATGCGAAAAGCAAGTTGCGCGGCCGCCAGACAACCGTTTTAATGGTGAACAATTGGCGAAACACGGGCAAAAGCCACGTGGCGGCAACAAGCGCAAACCACCTCAAGGGCGGGCCGGGCAGCACCGTCAAGGCCAACAGCATGGCGAGCATCAGCATCGGGGGCAGCAGGCTGCGCCGCAAATTGTCGATGATTTGCCAGCGGGTCAGCACCGATAAATCCACCGGCAGCGCTTCGCCCCGGCGGTTCCGCACTTTCGGCAAAAGCCACAATATCAACTGCCAATCGCCGCGAACCCAGCGGATTTGCCTTTTTTGCTTGGCTATAAACTTGGCGGGATGATTGTCAATCAGCTCAATATCCGCAAGCAATCCCGCCCGCAAAAATCCGCCTTCCAGCAAGTCGTGGCTTAAAACGCGGTTTACCGGGATCCGGTCACACAACACTTCGTGGAAGACAGCGACGTCAAATATTCCTTTTCCCGTAAAAATGCCTTGCCCAAAATTGTCCTGGTACGGATCGGAAATTGCGAACGCGTAAGGATCGACGCCCGGTTCGCCCGACCACAGCGCCGCCAGCCGCGATTGCTGCGCCGCTTCATGCGTCGCGCCGATTCTTGGCTGCAAAACGCCAAAGCCTTCGATCACTCGCGTTCTTTTTTCATTCAGCCGCGGACGGTTGTACGGAAAATGCAGCGTTCCGATCATCCGCTGCGCACTTTCCAGCGGCAATCTGGTATCGGCATCCAGCGTGATAATATAGCGAATCTGTTTCCAACATGAAGCGTCGCTCACGATGACATCGAAGCTCGTATCCGTACGGCCCCGAAGCAGCTCGACAAATTCCACCAGTTTGCCGCGTTTGCGCTCCCACCCCATCCAGACTCCTTCCGACGGGTTCCACAGCCGTTTGCGCTGAAACAAATGAAATGTTGTTTGCGGATACGCCCGATTTAACCGCTCCACACATGTTTTCGCCGTTTCGGCTATTTCCGCATCCTCCGCCGTGGTTTCCGAATTCGCGTCTTTATAATCACCCAGCAAGGCAAAATGAATATTCGCGTCGCGATTGGCCAAATAGTGCAGCTCAAGCCTGTCCGCAAGCTCCAGAACCTCCTGCACAGTCGACCAAATCACCGGAACTACCACCATGGTCGCGGCATCGGGCGGCACGCCTTGCGAAAAATCATAGCGCAACAGCGGTACGGGGCGTTTTACGCGTTCAACAAGCCAATGAACGATCGTCACCGCCCACTCCGAAATCGGAAAAGCCGCCAAAACCAACAGCAGGAACCATGCGAGCGGCGACAACGCCGCGCTAGTTCCAAACCAAACCGACCATCCGGTCATGCCCGCGGCAAACAAAACAGACAGCAAGCCGAAATAAATTTCCGATGAATGCCGATGCAAACTCGCCGCGGGCAATACCCTGGGCTTCCCGCACATTTTCAGCGCTTTCCTTAGCGCTTTTATTCCGGTTGCTTCCAATAAAAAATAAGCGACAAACGCTTGCCGGGGCAACGTTTGCTCAGCCGTATCGCTTGCGGCAAATTGTTTGTGGCAGTTCGCCGCAAGCGATACGGCCTGCGCGGCAATGAGGTTTTCCGGAATGTTCAGTTTCCGCGCCAACTGAACGATCCGCAAACGAAGCGTGTTGCGACTCGCAAAATCCATTTTTGCATAATCGCCCGTGCTTTCCGTCCGCAGCGTTTGTTCGACAACGCTAATTTTTTCAAACATGCCGCGCCAGTTCCAGCGCGAAAGTTTCCGCAAGCTTTCAATGACGTTGCGGGTCGTCGTATGGTATGCCGCTTGCGCCTGCACTTCATAAGAAACGATACGCTCCAGGCTTTCCGGCCCGTTTTCCAACTTGCAAATCAGCCAGTCGCGCACCGTCGCCGTATCGTCGGCGCGCTCGCGCAGATGCTTGACCAAATGCACAATGAGCGACCCCGACAAAGGCATTTGTTGCCCCGCATCTTCCAAAGCCATACTTAATTTTTCCGGTGTAATGTCCGTTTCCGCGAACTTTTCCAATATACTGCCGACCAGGGAACAAACGGCGCGGCGATCCCGAATCGCATCCATAACTTTGCTCAAGTGGCCTATCAGCGCGACGCGCATGATGAGCGGAATCGCCCAAATTTCCGATATAGTCAGAACCGATACTTCCTGATAAGCCTGTATGTACGCAACAAATGATTCCTCATCCAAAACACCGTCGGTATATTCGATAAATTCCCGGCAAATCGCGTAAACTCTTGTGTCGTTTTCTCCGCGCAAAAAGGGCAAATCCTTAATTAAATCCCTCGTCAATTCGCGTTTGCTTACCAGCGCCTGCTCTTCGATAAATTCCGCATGGTCAAGCAGCCATTCTTCCGCCGGCTGCGAGCAGGCGGAACATTTTTCATACAATTCCTCGACGAGCAAACGCAGTTTTCCGATTTCCGATTCGGTGCGCCGTAAGGAATCTCTTTTCGGTTTGCGGCTTATCAACGGATCGTGGCGCAAAGCGGATTTGTGCGATTGTTGTTGCAACTCATCCTTATTCAAAATCATTCGCTTTCCCCCGGATCAGATTCGTGGTGGCAGGCTGAACACTTAAAATATTTCCAATCCGGCCGGGAATTATGAGTATCAGGTTTAAGCAAGGGGCAAATTCGGTTTCAGCGTTGAAGCGGCTAAAAAATATCGTTACAATATAGATAGATATAGTAAAAAGGGAGGAGCTCTTATTGCCAGAAATTTTACATCATAAAAAATTAACCAGATTTAACATTATCCGCCGCATGTTCATGATGCTCGTGGGGGCTGCTCTCGTATCCGTAGGGTTGGAAATTTTCCTGGTGCCGAACAACATTATCGACGGGGGCATTACCGGCATCTCCATTATCCTGAACCATTTCACGCACATACCGCTCGGCATATTTTTGACATTTTTAAACTTGCCGTTTATGTTTCTCGGTTATCGCCAAATCGGCAAAACGTTCGCGCTTTCCACCCTGTTTGCAATTGTCATGATGTCGATCGGAACCACGCTGCTCATCCCGGTGCAACCGTTGACTGATGATTCGCTTTTAAACGCCGTTTTCGGCGGCGTCATATTGGGCATCGGCGTCGGTATGGTCATCCGCTCGGGCGGCTCCATGGACGGAACGGAGATCGTGGCTATTTTATTGAACAAAAAAACGCCGTTCTCCGTCGGCGAAGTCATCATGTTTTTAAATATTTTCATCCTGGGCAGCGCAGGTTTCGTGTTTGGTTGGGACCATGCGATGTACTCGCTAATCGCCTATTATATCGCGTTTAAAATGATCGATCTCACAATTGAAGGCTTCGATCAGTCGAAAGCGGTCTGGATTATCAGCGGCAAAACAAAAGAAGTCGGCGACGCGCTGTTGGACCGTTTGGGCCGCGGCGTCACGTATTTGAACGGCGAGGGCGGTTATTCCGGCAACGACAAACAAGTGATCTTTTGCGTTATTACCAGAATCGAGGAAGCAAAATTAAAAGCGATCGTGGACGACATCGACCCGGATGCCTTTCTTGCTGTCGGCAATATTCACGATGTGCGGGGCGGCCGATTCAAGAAGAAAAACATCCACTAAAACACCTGTCGACGTTGGTCGACAGGTTCTTTTCAGCGGCGGAAAGCTCCGCACGGGGCGCTATATCGGCATTTTCGCCGTTACACGCGCTTCAATGATTGATCTCCTGGGCAAGCCGCGCAAACAGAATTTCATCTTCAAGCCGGATATGCTCTTTCAGCTTTGCCTCCAATTCCTGCATTTTGGTAAAAACCATTTCATAAGCCGGGCAAGCGTCTGCCGGCAACGTGAAATCGTTCGTCAATTCGCGCAGCTTTTTAAAAATTGCGAGCGACGCGTCGTGCTCTTCCGCCAATTTTGCCGCCATCTCGGTAAGCCGGCCGTGCTCGGGCAGCTTTTTTTCGCTCGCGTATCGTTTTACAGCGGGAAACGTATCTTTTTCTTCCCTTTCCATATGCTCTTCCAGCTCTTTTTTCAATTGCAGGAACAGCCGATGCACGATTGTCAGTTCCGGGTGGTCCGAGCCGTGCACATCGCGAATCCGTTCGCTATATTGGCTTAGGCCGGGCAGCGTTTCATACAAATAGGCATGGTGCTCGTTCACGATATGGTCAATAATTTCCGGGTAAGATTTTTGTTCCCAGTTCATACAATTCATCTCCAACGTTTTTTTCCAAGTATAAAATAACAGCGGAAACCTCTGTGTGATGCAGGTCACTTAGTTCTGCCCGCGGTCCTCCCGCTGTTTGGCAAGCGCCGCTTTGAGCGCTTCGCCAAGATTCGTTCCGAGCGCAACATTGTCGCTGTATTGGCGGGCCAGCTGTGATTCCCTGCGGCGGCTGAATTTGCCCTTTGCGCTGTCATCCAGTTTTTCGATGACGTTGCATAATCGGCATTGCGCGTATTTGCCTGCCTTGCCGTTGTGCAGCTCCATTTTTTTATGGCATTGCGGGCAGCGCCTGTTGATCATCACAGGCTCCGCCGCCCTGCTGTAGCCGCATTCGCGGTTGCGGCAAACAAGCCGCTTGCCGCGTTTCGTTTTCACCTCAAGCAGCGGTTCGCCGCAATCCGGGCAATGCGCATGCGTCAGATTATGCGGCTTGTAATCCGCATTGCTTGATTTCACCTCTTGTACAAGGCGAATCGTGAGTTCGCGGATTTCTTGCATAAAACGTTTGCTGTCCCCTTTTTTCCTGGCGATATTTTCCAGTTCCCGTTCCCAATTGGCGGTCATTTCCGGCGAGCGCAGCTCATCGCTGACCAACTCGATCAACTGTTTGCCTTTGCCGGTCGGCACTAGCCGGTTGCCTTGCCGTTCAATCGTGTCGGTGGAGAGCAGCTTCTCGATGATGTCCGCGCGCGTTGCCGGCGTTCCCAGATGATGCTTTTCCATCTGTGTGAGCAGCGTCGCTTCCGTAAAGCGCGCCGGAGGTTTCGTCCGGTCTTCGCGGATTAGGCAGCGCCCGATTTTTAACCTTTGCCCTTGCGTAAGCTCCGGCAGCAACTGGTTGAACGTTTCATGCGCCGCCGCGTCGGCTTCGTCTTCGCTGTCGTCCGCGCCTGTTATGTCCATTCCGTAAATTTCTTTCCAGCCGCTGTCTTTCATGACCCGGCCGGCGGCATGAAAGGTCTCGCCCGAAGCGGTCATGATAAGGCGCGTTTCATCGTAACGGCACGCGGGATAAAAAAGCGCGAGAAAACGTTTCACGATCAAATCATACAAGCGCCGTTCCTCGTGATTCAAAGCGTTTAACTGAACGGGCTGTTCGGTCGGAATAATCGCGTGGTGATCCGTCACTTTGCTGTCGTCGACGATGCGTTTCGTAATGCGCAGCGCTTTTGCCAGCAAGGGCTTGGCCAGCGGAGCATATGGCCCGACGGCAATGCTTTTTAACCGGTCGGGCAATGTGGGAACCATATCGGACGTCAAATAGCGCGAATCAGTACGCGGATACGTGACGAGTTTATGCTGCTCGTACAGTCTTTGCAGCACCGAGGACGTCTGCTTGGCGGAAAATCCGAGACGCTTGTTGGCGTCGCGCTGCAATGTCGGCTACCACCGTCCAAAACGGCACGGATGTAAAGCGGCTTATTTCCTCCTCGCGCTTCATCAGCATGGCGAGTGTCGGCGTTTGCACGCGTCCGGCCGCCAATTGCGCGTTATATTTCACGGTCAGCGCCCGCGTAACGTTCAATCCGATCAGCCAATCCGCCTCGGCGCGGCATATTGCGGATTCGTAGAGCGAATCGGTTTCGCTCCCGGGCTTAAGCCGGGCAAAGCCGTCGCGGATCGCTTTGTCAGTCTGGGAAGAAATCCACAAGCGTTTGAACGGCTTTTTCCAGCGGATCATCTCCATAATCCAGCGGGCGACCAGTTCCCCTTCCCGCCCGGCGTCCGTGGCGATGACCAATTCCTGCAAATCGCCGCGCTTGCTCAATTTCTCAATCGCGCGAAACTGCTGTCCCGTCTCCCTGATTACTTTCAGTTTCATCCGCTTGGGCAACATCGGCAAATCTTCCATATTCCACGTTTGATATTTCTTGTCGTAGTCTTCCGGTTCGGCAAGCGTGACCAAATGTCCCAGCGCCCATGTCACAACATATTTGGGGCCTTCAAAAAAATTTTTCTGTTTCGTTGCGCATCCCAGCACGCGCGCGATTTCTTTCGCCACGCTGGGTTTTTCCGCCAATACAAGTGTTTTCATCTTTTGTCTCCTGTTATGCGCCTTCGCTATTTTTAAACTGGTTGCAAAACATGCGGTAATATTTGCCTTGCGCGCCGATCAACGCGTCGTGGCTGCCTTTTTCGCTTATTTCCCCGCGGTCGATAACTAAAATCGCATCCGCATTGCGGATCGTGTTCAGGCGGTGCGCGATGATAAAACTGGTCCGCCCTTTCATCAGATGAAGCAGCGCATTTTGAATGTTGAACTCCGTGCGCGTGTCGATGCTGCTGGTCGCTTCATCAAGCACCAGAATGGCCGGTTTGGCTAAAATGACGCGGGCGATTGCCAAAAGCTGCCGCTGCCCTTGACTTAAGTTGCTTCCGTTCTCCATCAGTATTGTATCATACTGCTGCGGCAAGCGCCTGATGAACGGCGCGGCGTTCGCCAAAGCCGCCGCTTCCTCCATCTCGCGGTCGGTGGCGTCCGGCCTGCCGTATTTGATGTTGTCGCGGATCGTGCCGGAGAACAAATACGTATCCTGCAGCACGATGCCGAAGGCGCGGCGCAAACTGTCCCTCGTGTAGTCTTTGATATCGCGCCCGTCGATCGTAATGGCGCCGCCGGTCGCATCATAAAATCGCGTCAACAGATTGACGATCGTTGTTTTAC contains:
- a CDS encoding glucoamylase family protein, which produces MILNKDELQQQSHKSALRHDPLISRKPKRDSLRRTESEIGKLRLLVEELYEKCSACSQPAEEWLLDHAEFIEEQALVSKRELTRDLIKDLPFLRGENDTRVYAICREFIEYTDGVLDEESFVAYIQAYQEVSVLTISEIWAIPLIMRVALIGHLSKVMDAIRDRRAVCSLVGSILEKFAETDITPEKLSMALEDAGQQMPLSGSLIVHLVKHLRERADDTATVRDWLICKLENGPESLERIVSYEVQAQAAYHTTTRNVIESLRKLSRWNWRGMFEKISVVEQTLRTESTGDYAKMDFASRNTLRLRIVQLARKLNIPENLIAAQAVSLAANCHKQFAASDTAEQTLPRQAFVAYFLLEATGIKALRKALKMCGKPRVLPAASLHRHSSEIYFGLLSVLFAAGMTGWSVWFGTSAALSPLAWFLLLVLAAFPISEWAVTIVHWLVERVKRPVPLLRYDFSQGVPPDAATMVVVPVIWSTVQEVLELADRLELHYLANRDANIHFALLGDYKDANSETTAEDAEIAETAKTCVERLNRAYPQTTFHLFQRKRLWNPSEGVWMGWERKRGKLVEFVELLRGRTDTSFDVIVSDASCWKQIRYIITLDADTRLPLESAQRMIGTLHFPYNRPRLNEKRTRVIEGFGVLQPRIGATHEAAQQSRLAALWSGEPGVDPYAFAISDPYQDNFGQGIFTGKGIFDVAVFHEVLCDRIPVNRVLSHDLLEGGFLRAGLLADIELIDNHPAKFIAKQKRQIRWVRGDWQLILWLLPKVRNRRGEALPVDLSVLTRWQIIDNLRRSLLPPMLMLAMLLALTVLPGPPLRWFALVAATWLLPVFRQLFTIKTVVWRPRNLLFACGQEFVNIMTLPFQSVLMVNAICRTLYRLLFSKRKLLEWVSSAEVDRTSSRTGGPPLLGMIGGFAVIVLFVAAAVWNGEVPAQTVAFFLSAVWIAAPFAVSWLDRPPRQKSETFADTEKAELRDLAKDIWSFYEDFVTEKDNWLPPDNVQLEPDKGVAKRTSPTNIGLYISCVLAAKDFQFIGMDGLLERLERTIDTVERMEKWNGHLYNWYDTETLRPLPPMYVSTVDSGNFITSLITVKEGLAEWLEAYGDTEHLSRQDAAGTRGESLHVAFAEELTATEPKTNEQAKVPRQWIERASRLAARMDALVHATDFRPLFNAETQLFSLGYHAQARERDGILYDLLASEARQASFIAIALGQVSVAHWQALGRTMTKAGNRPVLLSWSGTMFEYLMPWLFMRTYPKTVWSSSYQGIVKRQSEYAKERGIPFGISESGYYAFDYQMNYQYRAFGVPGLGFKRGLEEDLVAAPYAAILAMPFAKQRSMDALKEYERLGGRGKYGYYEAMDFTRERMPAGCNHMVIYSFFAHHQGMSMLALANLLMPQAMYDRFHRSKEVRAAELLLQERMPLRPRLIRQPALHRRQNPLARPANDFAGYREFTSAATALPEVCVLSNGTFTTVVTNSGSGFSRYKGIAISRWREDPVCDPWGSFVYIRDTATNHIWSPAFQPCREKARTERVQFALDRVIFLRTDDDMQTSMEICVSPEWNAEVRRISLTNTGTEPKLLEVTTFTELSLASPGADNAHPAFCKLFVQTEYDEQSGCLIAVRRKREEKDEPLWTAHALLVDGEAVGAPEYETDRAAFIGRGHRLFKPQKICARLGNSTGAVADPAFVMRRRVKIEPGEQRQLYAITAAAKSKDETVAIVRRFEYGPMVERAFQMAWNRRQIELRNLRLTNREAIDFQKLAGRALYNPPLRHEREKCILANTKGQSGLWAFGISGDKPIILVRIDDRSNLPFIAKMLAGHEYLLRLGLNIDLVIFNESADGYKQDLQEALRREAEHGVERFGAGADSVHIILAGQLAKDERTLLIASARVVLRAGGPSLAAQLRLPRRRVHDALPEKLPLAISGPKTDEAYAAGEDVAAEKPQEWQFYNGYGGFSPDGKEYRMHFTKGKCLPAPWMNVLANPEFGCLITELGTGYTWWRNSRECKLTPWSNDPVLDPPTETAFLRDEASGEVWRPAPSAAPADEPYTVVHGFGYSRFHHEKGGIKQEMTVFVPRHDPVKVIRFKLQNRTAKARRTSLTYYAEWVLGVERQTNAPYIVTAWDEAAEILTARNQYQETFRDAVAFLGIYSPASSGNAAETEQELSWTADRTEFIGRNGDPEHPAAMDRARLSGRTGPLADSCGAVQLKFTLAPAETRHVYVLLGCEHSPEAAAALAERYRDAAVCDRALSEVAAFWEHTLSQLIVTTPSRETDLLLNGWLLYQSLSCRLWARTAFYQAGGAFGFRDQLQDSLALLHTAPHIARGQILLCAAHQYEEGDVQHWWHEETGRGIRTLFSDDLLWLPYAVARYIEHTGDAEILQEKMPYLHSDPLQEGAYERYEAAQRSTSSGTLYEHCLRAIELGLQRMGEHGLPLIGSGDWNDGMNLVGVKGRGESVWLGFFFRDVLNRFADICRMRGDAEKERLLVHTAEQLATALNDHAWDGQWYRRAFTDSGKWLGSIRDDECRIDAIAQSWSVISAAAPDERARQAMESFERELVDEDLSLIRLLTPPFNQSDPSPGYIQGYPPGIRENGAQYTHGAIWGIIAWCMLGEGDKAYALFHLLNPIMHTQTEKDVRIYAGEPYVMAADVYTAEPHPGHAGWTWYTGSAGWMYQAGVEWILGIRRRGKRLYLDPCLPREWPGYAAVYRFGNTQYHIKVASATGNKHAERTMSIDGRKISFSYQERLQTSYVDLNDDGKVHHIELAW
- a CDS encoding YitT family protein, translated to MFMMLVGAALVSVGLEIFLVPNNIIDGGITGISIILNHFTHIPLGIFLTFLNLPFMFLGYRQIGKTFALSTLFAIVMMSIGTTLLIPVQPLTDDSLLNAVFGGVILGIGVGMVIRSGGSMDGTEIVAILLNKKTPFSVGEVIMFLNIFILGSAGFVFGWDHAMYSLIAYYIAFKMIDLTIEGFDQSKAVWIISGKTKEVGDALLDRLGRGVTYLNGEGGYSGNDKQVIFCVITRIEEAKLKAIVDDIDPDAFLAVGNIHDVRGGRFKKKNIH
- a CDS encoding hemerythrin domain-containing protein gives rise to the protein MNWEQKSYPEIIDHIVNEHHAYLYETLPGLSQYSERIRDVHGSDHPELTIVHRLFLQLKKELEEHMEREEKDTFPAVKRYASEKKLPEHGRLTEMAAKLAEEHDASLAIFKKLRELTNDFTLPADACPAYEMVFTKMQELEAKLKEHIRLEDEILFARLAQEINH